One Alteromonas sp. KC3 DNA segment encodes these proteins:
- the pspF gene encoding phage shock protein operon transcriptional activator: MSRYRQQDNLLGQANSFLEILEQISQIAPLDKPVLVIGERGTGKELIAARLHFLSKRWDQNYVKLNCAALSESLLESELFGYEAGAFTGASKRREGRFEVAHNGTLFLDELANTSGLIQEKLLRVVEYGEFERVGGSKSVKTDVRLIAATNEDLPTLAEAGEFRADLLDRLAFDVITIPPLRERREDIMMLAENFAINMAREMEMELFSGFTEKAKRTLLDYDWPGNIRELKNVVERAVYRTNNPHLPVHEIVLDPFESVFRPTSRVKTNDRVSTESIATPTAPQASEPSHSIESVAPKAADIPENIDYPIDLKERSQQYEIDMIKQALADSQFNQKKTADKLSLTYHQLRGYLKKYNLLDSSAENVEA, translated from the coding sequence ATGAGTAGGTATCGCCAACAAGACAATTTGCTAGGCCAAGCAAATAGTTTCTTAGAGATTTTAGAGCAGATTTCACAAATAGCACCGTTAGATAAACCCGTATTAGTTATAGGAGAGCGTGGTACGGGTAAAGAGCTTATTGCAGCGCGTTTGCATTTCTTATCGAAACGCTGGGACCAAAACTACGTAAAACTAAATTGTGCTGCGCTAAGCGAGAGTTTGTTAGAAAGTGAACTCTTTGGTTATGAAGCTGGTGCATTTACGGGAGCTTCAAAACGAAGAGAAGGACGCTTTGAAGTTGCACATAATGGTACGCTATTTTTAGATGAACTTGCTAACACTTCAGGGCTTATTCAAGAGAAACTACTACGCGTTGTTGAATACGGCGAATTTGAACGTGTCGGTGGCAGTAAGTCAGTTAAAACTGACGTACGTTTAATTGCCGCTACCAACGAAGACTTGCCCACATTGGCAGAGGCTGGAGAGTTTAGAGCCGACCTACTCGACAGACTGGCCTTTGATGTAATCACAATCCCTCCACTTCGCGAGCGCCGAGAAGATATAATGATGCTTGCTGAAAACTTCGCAATTAACATGGCGCGCGAGATGGAAATGGAGTTATTTAGTGGCTTTACCGAGAAAGCTAAGCGCACACTACTTGATTACGATTGGCCAGGTAACATACGTGAGCTAAAAAACGTGGTTGAGCGAGCAGTTTACCGCACCAATAACCCTCACCTTCCTGTGCATGAAATTGTATTAGATCCGTTTGAATCAGTTTTCCGCCCTACAAGCCGAGTGAAGACAAACGATCGAGTAAGTACCGAGAGTATTGCCACACCTACTGCACCCCAGGCTAGTGAACCAAGCCATTCTATTGAGTCAGTCGCACCAAAAGCCGCCGACATACCCGAAAATATCGATTATCCTATTGATTTGAAAGAACGCTCTCAACAATATGAGATAGATATGATAAAACAGGCACTTGCTGACAGTCAGTTTAATCAAAAGAAAACAGCCGATAAGCTAAGTCTGACGTATCATCAGCTTCGTGGTTACCTTAAAAAGTACAATTTACTAGATTCTTCCGCTGAGAACGTCGAGGCGTAA
- the pspA gene encoding phage shock protein PspA translates to MGIFSRFTDIVNSNINALLDKAEDPEKMVRLIIQEMEDTLVEVRSASAKTLANKKDIVNQIAKYESDASDWQAKAELALSKDREDLARAALQEKKKSAEAAESLSKELTIVEEQISKLQDEISQLQEKLADAKTRQKAIIMRQKTASSRLEVKKTLDSSKVDNAMGRFEQYERKIDDLESQVEAYDLGKKTLQDEFAELEASDKVEDELAALKAKVKGANKSTEKSE, encoded by the coding sequence ATGGGTATCTTCTCGCGTTTCACAGATATTGTGAATTCAAACATAAATGCGCTTTTAGATAAGGCGGAAGATCCTGAAAAAATGGTTAGATTAATCATTCAGGAAATGGAAGACACGCTAGTAGAAGTGCGTTCAGCTTCAGCGAAAACACTAGCGAACAAAAAAGATATCGTTAATCAAATTGCGAAATACGAAAGTGACGCAAGTGATTGGCAAGCCAAAGCGGAATTGGCACTAAGCAAAGACCGTGAAGACTTGGCTCGTGCGGCACTTCAAGAGAAGAAGAAATCAGCAGAGGCGGCTGAGTCGTTGAGCAAAGAGTTAACGATTGTTGAAGAGCAAATTAGCAAGCTTCAAGATGAAATCAGTCAGCTTCAAGAAAAGCTAGCAGACGCTAAGACACGCCAGAAAGCGATTATCATGCGCCAAAAAACCGCAAGTTCGCGATTAGAGGTGAAAAAGACGCTTGATAGCAGTAAAGTAGATAACGCAATGGGCCGCTTCGAACAGTATGAGCGTAAAATTGATGACCTTGAGTCTCAAGTTGAAGCATACGATCTAGGCAAGAAAACGTTACAAGACGAGTTCGCTGAATTAGAAGCTAGCGACAAAGTTGAAGACGAATTAGCGGCATTAAAAGCTAAAGTTAAAGGTGCGAATAAAAGCACTGAAAAGTCAGAATAA
- the pspB gene encoding envelope stress response membrane protein PspB → MEEGIIALLVTPLIVFTIFVAPIWLILHYRSKKQVSQGLSAEEYATLQVLAEQAEKMSERIETLEAILDSEAPEWRNRA, encoded by the coding sequence ATGGAAGAAGGTATCATTGCATTATTGGTAACGCCGTTAATTGTATTCACAATTTTTGTTGCGCCAATTTGGTTAATCTTGCATTACCGCAGCAAGAAACAAGTTAGCCAAGGGTTAAGTGCCGAAGAGTACGCCACACTCCAAGTGCTTGCAGAGCAAGCTGAAAAAATGAGTGAACGTATCGAGACCCTTGAAGCCATTCTAGATAGCGAGGCACCTGAGTGGAGGAATAGAGCATGA
- the pspC gene encoding envelope stress response membrane protein PspC: MRNGKQLYRNPDNARIAGVCSGVAEYFGLETWLVRILVVTGFFLLAGPFMLVAYVAAWFILDKKPSGLETEQPQPVFSKGKGWRNPNAGQVKSPKVEVKTKVWQAGEPPKQAFHDIRNRFEKAESRLRKMETYVTSREYQLNKEISRL, from the coding sequence ATGAGAAACGGTAAACAGCTCTATCGCAACCCAGACAATGCAAGAATTGCCGGTGTATGTTCAGGCGTAGCAGAATACTTCGGTCTAGAAACATGGTTGGTAAGAATTTTAGTGGTAACCGGGTTTTTCCTTTTAGCTGGGCCATTTATGTTAGTCGCTTATGTCGCAGCATGGTTCATCTTAGATAAAAAGCCTAGCGGATTGGAAACTGAGCAGCCACAGCCTGTATTTTCGAAAGGTAAAGGTTGGAGAAATCCTAACGCAGGCCAGGTGAAAAGCCCTAAAGTGGAAGTGAAAACAAAAGTGTGGCAAGCAGGTGAGCCGCCAAAGCAAGCCTTTCACGACATTCGCAACCGTTTCGAAAAAGCAGAAAGTCGACTACGTAAAATGGAGACGTATGTTACGTCTAGAGAGTATCAGCTAAATAAAGAAATTAGTCGCCTATAA
- the phhA gene encoding phenylalanine 4-monooxygenase: MPKSTQYQSRESDENGFIAWSDEENQIWSELYARQIPLVKERACQEYLDGLELLNLSQNKIPQLPDINRVLMEKTGWQTAEVPALINFGEFFRLLANKQFPVATFIRTREEFDYLQEPDIFHEVFGHCPLLTNPAFAHFTHTYGKLGLEASKEDRVYLARLYWFTVEFGLVRAKGDLKIYGGGILSSPGETIYALDSDKPLRNPLTAIDALRTPYRIDIMQPLYYILPEFDHLFELAEMDIMALVEEAKSLGLFSPLFPPKEKKAS, from the coding sequence ATGCCAAAATCGACCCAGTACCAATCAAGAGAATCTGATGAAAACGGCTTTATCGCATGGTCCGATGAAGAAAATCAGATTTGGTCTGAATTGTACGCTAGACAAATTCCTTTAGTGAAAGAACGTGCATGTCAGGAGTATCTCGATGGTCTTGAGCTGTTAAATCTCAGCCAAAATAAAATTCCACAGCTACCTGACATCAACCGCGTGTTAATGGAAAAAACGGGGTGGCAAACAGCTGAAGTGCCCGCTCTCATTAACTTTGGAGAGTTTTTTCGCCTATTGGCCAATAAACAGTTTCCAGTAGCTACCTTCATCCGTACACGTGAAGAGTTTGATTATTTGCAAGAGCCAGACATCTTCCACGAAGTATTTGGTCATTGCCCGCTTTTAACTAACCCAGCCTTTGCGCATTTCACGCATACCTACGGTAAGTTGGGGCTAGAGGCGAGCAAGGAAGACAGGGTATACCTTGCGCGTTTGTACTGGTTTACGGTTGAATTTGGTTTAGTGCGCGCAAAAGGTGACCTTAAAATCTATGGCGGCGGGATCCTGTCATCTCCAGGTGAAACCATTTATGCGCTTGATAGTGATAAACCACTGCGCAACCCATTAACCGCAATAGATGCGTTAAGAACACCTTATCGAATAGATATAATGCAACCTTTGTATTATATCTTGCCAGAGTTTGATCACTTGTTTGAGTTGGCAGAAATGGACATCATGGCTTTGGTGGAAGAGGCAAAGTCTTTAGGTTTGTTTTCCCCACTTTTCCCTCCTAAAGAGAAAAAAGCAAGCTAG
- the tyrR gene encoding transcriptional regulator TyrR, which translates to MRLEISCQDRLGITQDVLDILVTKEIDLRGIEIDPAGKIFLNFPNIEFADFQHLMPQIRRIDGIDDVKTTLFMPGEREKNQLSAILRTLPDPVFSIDAKGNILLCNEAVCAGLEIASSEIEGTDISEVVKGFNFIKWMDGKSPGPQTSKVKFIQQDYLADMLPITVPDGDQNKIMAGAVVILKSEMRLGQQFTAFHQSPTDSFDRFVTHSPFMKRVVHEAKRVADLDAPILIFGETGTGKEMIARACHQSSRRSEGAFLALNCASLPDSVAETELFGYAAGAFNQPNAKVGLLEQAKGGTLLLDEIADMSSQLQAKLLRVLEDGEFRRVGDAEPVKVDVRFICTTCRDLGQLVEEGRFRKELYYRLNVLSLVMPSLKDRRQDIVPLAESFIVQHSTKLGRRPAKLSKSCVDFLQQYPWPGNVRQLQNALYRALSLLDGKEITKEDIQLPSCAPSVTYIDENFDGTLDEEVKKFEKDLLKRLYPFYPSTRQLAKKLGLSHTAIANKLREYGINKATVKL; encoded by the coding sequence ATGCGCTTAGAAATCAGTTGTCAGGATCGCCTTGGAATTACACAAGACGTTTTAGATATTCTAGTTACCAAAGAAATTGACCTGCGAGGTATCGAAATTGATCCGGCAGGTAAAATTTTCCTTAATTTTCCCAATATTGAGTTTGCCGATTTTCAGCATTTGATGCCTCAGATTCGTCGCATCGACGGAATCGATGATGTTAAGACTACGCTGTTTATGCCTGGTGAGCGTGAGAAAAACCAGCTTTCTGCGATTCTACGCACGTTGCCCGATCCGGTTTTCTCAATTGATGCTAAAGGCAATATTTTATTATGTAACGAAGCTGTCTGTGCTGGTTTAGAGATAGCCAGCAGTGAGATTGAAGGCACTGATATTAGTGAAGTGGTGAAAGGTTTCAATTTCATCAAATGGATGGATGGTAAATCCCCCGGCCCTCAAACGTCGAAAGTGAAGTTTATTCAGCAAGACTACCTTGCTGATATGTTGCCCATTACTGTACCCGATGGTGATCAAAACAAAATTATGGCAGGGGCGGTGGTTATTCTTAAATCAGAAATGCGTTTAGGGCAGCAATTTACCGCGTTTCACCAATCGCCCACAGACAGTTTTGACCGCTTTGTTACGCACTCTCCTTTTATGAAACGCGTAGTGCATGAGGCCAAGCGTGTCGCAGACCTCGACGCGCCAATTCTTATTTTTGGCGAAACGGGCACGGGTAAAGAAATGATCGCAAGAGCATGCCATCAATCGAGTCGTCGCAGTGAAGGTGCGTTCTTAGCGCTTAATTGTGCGTCTCTACCTGATAGCGTGGCAGAAACTGAATTGTTTGGCTATGCAGCAGGTGCCTTTAATCAGCCAAATGCAAAGGTTGGGTTACTTGAGCAGGCTAAGGGTGGAACACTGCTTCTTGACGAAATTGCTGATATGTCTTCTCAACTGCAGGCAAAATTACTACGCGTATTGGAAGACGGCGAGTTTAGGCGTGTAGGTGATGCAGAGCCGGTTAAAGTTGACGTACGCTTTATTTGTACCACGTGTCGCGATTTAGGACAGCTTGTTGAAGAAGGCCGATTTAGAAAAGAGCTATATTATCGACTTAACGTATTGAGTTTAGTGATGCCGTCTTTGAAAGACAGACGCCAAGATATTGTGCCTCTGGCAGAGTCGTTTATAGTTCAACACAGTACGAAATTGGGCCGACGTCCAGCGAAACTGAGTAAATCATGCGTTGACTTTCTGCAACAATACCCGTGGCCGGGTAATGTCAGACAATTACAGAATGCTTTATATCGTGCATTGTCGTTACTTGATGGAAAAGAAATTACCAAAGAAGACATTCAACTGCCAAGTTGTGCGCCTAGTGTTACTTACATTGATGAGAACTTTGATGGCACGTTAGATGAAGAAGTGAAAAAGTTCGAAAAGGATTTGTTAAAACGTCTTTACCCTTTCTACCCAAGTACTCGTCAGTTAGCGAAAAAGTTAGGGTTAAGCCATACGGCAATTGCCAATAAACTGCGGGAATATGGTATTAATAAGGCCACTGTTAAACTGTAG
- a CDS encoding fumarylacetoacetate hydrolase family protein: MKLATYKNETRDGCLMVVSRDLSRACSAQDIAKTMQEALDNWQDIAPQLQMRYQQLNDNSCESVAFDPTRCESPLPRAYQWADGSAYVNHVELVRKARGAEMPETFWTDPLMYQGGSDDFIGPNDDIILPSDDWGIDFEGEVAVVTDDVPMACSPEQAAERIRLVMLVNDVSLRGLIPGELAKGFGFFQSKPASSFSPVAVTPDELGDAWSDSKVHLPLRSTYNGELFGKPEAGQDMTFNFGQLVAHAAKSRNLGAGAIIGSGTVSNKQGTEHGSAISEGGLGYSCIAEVRMIETIRDGKPSTPFMQFGDRIRIEMLDNDGNSVFGAIEQQVKPLS, translated from the coding sequence ATGAAATTGGCTACTTATAAGAATGAAACTCGCGATGGCTGCTTAATGGTGGTGTCGCGCGATCTTTCTCGAGCGTGTAGCGCACAAGATATTGCAAAAACAATGCAAGAGGCATTGGATAACTGGCAAGACATCGCTCCTCAATTACAAATGCGTTATCAGCAGCTTAACGACAATAGTTGCGAAAGTGTGGCATTTGACCCCACGCGCTGCGAATCTCCGCTTCCGCGTGCCTACCAGTGGGCTGATGGCAGTGCCTACGTTAACCACGTAGAGTTAGTGCGCAAAGCTCGTGGCGCTGAAATGCCAGAAACATTTTGGACAGACCCTCTAATGTATCAAGGTGGTTCTGATGATTTCATCGGACCTAACGATGATATTATTCTGCCAAGTGACGATTGGGGAATAGATTTTGAAGGCGAAGTTGCTGTGGTCACTGACGATGTGCCAATGGCGTGTTCGCCAGAGCAGGCTGCAGAGCGTATTCGCTTAGTGATGTTGGTAAATGATGTATCGCTTCGCGGCCTCATCCCTGGTGAGTTGGCGAAAGGGTTTGGTTTCTTCCAATCGAAACCTGCGTCGAGCTTCTCACCCGTTGCAGTGACGCCAGATGAGTTAGGTGATGCGTGGAGTGACAGCAAAGTACACCTTCCACTTCGTTCTACCTACAACGGTGAATTATTTGGTAAGCCCGAAGCCGGTCAAGATATGACATTCAACTTTGGTCAATTGGTCGCTCACGCCGCGAAGAGTCGCAACTTAGGTGCCGGCGCTATTATTGGTTCAGGTACTGTGTCGAACAAACAAGGCACCGAACATGGCTCTGCGATTTCTGAGGGTGGGCTAGGGTACTCGTGTATTGCTGAAGTGCGTATGATCGAGACGATTCGAGATGGTAAGCCATCTACACCATTTATGCAGTTTGGCGATCGTATTCGTATTGAAATGCTCGATAACGACGGTAACAGTGTGTTTGGTGCCATTGAACAGCAAGTAAAGCCACTTAGCTAA
- the maiA gene encoding maleylacetoacetate isomerase, with protein MSIKLYGYWRSTASYRVRIALNLKGVEYEYVPVHLVNNGGEQHGENYTRLNPSHLVPTLVDEDEDIILNQSMSIIEYLDERYDGEHRLIPEHRTERARVRALAQDIACDIQPLGNLRVLNALKGNFDAQQDDVARWASHWIKVGFDGIEKRLQTQAGKYCFDFDITMADVCLVPQVYNALRFNVDMSQYPLISKIADNCNALDAFIKAKPENQVDAN; from the coding sequence ATGAGCATCAAATTGTATGGTTACTGGCGTTCAACAGCATCTTATCGAGTGCGTATTGCGCTTAATCTAAAAGGTGTGGAATACGAATACGTGCCGGTTCACTTAGTGAATAATGGTGGTGAGCAGCACGGGGAAAACTATACACGCCTAAATCCTTCACATTTGGTTCCTACCTTGGTCGATGAGGATGAAGACATCATCCTTAACCAGTCAATGTCTATTATCGAGTATTTGGATGAACGATATGACGGGGAGCATCGCCTTATTCCAGAGCACCGCACTGAACGAGCTCGCGTTAGAGCATTGGCGCAGGATATTGCCTGTGATATTCAGCCCTTGGGTAACCTTAGAGTGCTTAATGCGTTAAAGGGAAATTTCGATGCACAACAAGACGATGTGGCACGCTGGGCCTCGCATTGGATTAAGGTTGGGTTTGATGGCATAGAAAAGCGTTTGCAGACGCAAGCAGGGAAATATTGCTTTGATTTCGATATCACCATGGCTGACGTATGCCTTGTGCCTCAAGTGTACAACGCTTTACGCTTTAATGTTGATATGTCTCAGTATCCGTTGATTAGCAAAATAGCCGATAATTGCAATGCATTAGATGCATTCATCAAGGCAAAGCCTGAGAATCAAGTCGACGCAAATTAA
- a CDS encoding Lrp/AsnC family transcriptional regulator, whose product MKLDKFDREILRVLQQDATVSMADLSQRVGLSHTPCWRRVKRMEADGIILGKVTLLNSKKLNLGVSVFIYVTLKNHDGDSLTDFENAVQNIDEIVECHTTSGEKDYLLKVIVESIEEYEFLLKTKLTHLPLVDHLSSTFALKQVKNTTELPIKRQ is encoded by the coding sequence ATGAAATTGGATAAATTTGATCGTGAGATATTGCGGGTATTGCAGCAAGACGCCACAGTGTCTATGGCCGACCTAAGCCAGCGCGTGGGACTTTCTCATACACCTTGCTGGCGCAGGGTAAAGCGTATGGAAGCAGATGGCATCATTTTAGGCAAAGTAACCTTGCTAAACAGCAAAAAACTCAATCTAGGTGTGTCTGTTTTTATTTACGTTACGCTAAAAAACCACGATGGCGATTCATTGACGGATTTTGAAAATGCCGTTCAAAATATTGATGAAATTGTAGAATGTCATACTACAAGTGGTGAGAAAGATTATCTATTGAAGGTTATTGTGGAAAGCATTGAAGAGTACGAGTTTCTACTTAAAACCAAACTTACACATCTACCTCTTGTTGATCACCTAAGCTCTACGTTTGCGTTGAAGCAAGTTAAAAATACCACCGAGCTACCTATTAAAAGACAGTAG
- a CDS encoding Glu/Leu/Phe/Val dehydrogenase, producing MSVFDHPEFDKHEHVAFYHDEEAGLSAIIAVHNTNLGPALGGCRMWPYVNSGEALTDVLRLSRGMTYKAAMANLELGGGKSVIIGDPRKAKTPEMMKAMGKFVESLGGKYFTAEDSGIAVTDLQTMATESDYIAGVHAKYHYAGEVPDGNPAPSTAYGVFMGLKASVEYGLKRSLDGVSVAIQGMGHVGYRLAKHLHEHGATLYVADIYPEGVEKAVAELGATAVAPEEILSLDVDVLAPCALGAAINDQTLPEIKAKVIAGAANNQLAREDIGELLTQRGILYAPDYVINAGGVIDIFHQRMPSSSNEAMRAHIEQIGDTLKEIYVRAEQEGAATNRVANLIAEERFNLKG from the coding sequence ATGTCAGTTTTTGATCACCCAGAGTTCGATAAACACGAACATGTAGCGTTTTACCACGACGAAGAAGCGGGCTTGAGTGCCATTATTGCTGTACACAATACTAACCTAGGCCCAGCGCTCGGCGGTTGCCGTATGTGGCCATATGTAAATAGTGGTGAAGCACTCACTGATGTGTTGCGTCTTTCGCGTGGTATGACATACAAAGCGGCCATGGCCAATCTTGAGTTGGGCGGTGGCAAGTCTGTTATTATTGGCGATCCAAGAAAGGCCAAAACGCCAGAAATGATGAAGGCGATGGGCAAGTTTGTGGAATCACTAGGTGGCAAATATTTCACCGCTGAAGATTCAGGCATTGCAGTAACCGACTTGCAGACCATGGCAACCGAATCAGACTACATCGCTGGTGTGCATGCAAAATATCACTACGCGGGTGAAGTGCCAGATGGAAATCCAGCACCTTCGACAGCCTACGGTGTTTTTATGGGGTTAAAAGCATCGGTTGAATATGGCCTTAAACGCAGTTTAGATGGCGTTTCTGTTGCTATCCAAGGAATGGGGCACGTGGGCTATCGACTCGCAAAGCACCTTCACGAGCATGGTGCTACCTTGTACGTTGCTGATATTTATCCTGAAGGTGTTGAAAAAGCCGTTGCTGAATTGGGTGCTACGGCAGTTGCACCTGAAGAAATCCTAAGCCTAGATGTCGATGTGTTAGCCCCTTGTGCGTTAGGCGCAGCTATTAATGACCAAACGCTTCCAGAAATCAAAGCCAAGGTTATCGCTGGTGCTGCGAATAACCAATTGGCGCGAGAAGATATTGGCGAGTTACTAACCCAGCGCGGTATTTTGTATGCACCAGATTACGTAATTAATGCCGGTGGCGTGATTGATATCTTCCATCAAAGAATGCCATCAAGCTCAAATGAAGCAATGCGCGCACATATTGAGCAAATCGGTGACACGCTAAAAGAAATTTATGTACGTGCTGAGCAAGAGGGAGCCGCGACAAACCGTGTTGCTAACCTCATTGCTGAAGAGAGATTTAATTTAAAGGGTTGA
- a CDS encoding late competence development ComFB family protein, giving the protein MKLDDDIHNYYEHLVLERISKMGLDKTKTADYLADLCCLALNQVPPRYIRYEVDMAFYLPQSERKQMEMNVEHAISKALKYLDESEKTKKEKSA; this is encoded by the coding sequence ATGAAACTCGATGATGATATTCATAATTATTACGAACATCTTGTTTTGGAAAGAATTAGCAAAATGGGACTAGATAAAACTAAGACAGCTGATTATTTAGCTGACTTGTGTTGTTTAGCATTAAATCAAGTGCCGCCCCGCTACATTCGCTATGAAGTTGATATGGCATTTTATCTGCCACAAAGTGAACGCAAGCAAATGGAAATGAACGTAGAGCATGCCATTAGTAAAGCACTTAAATACTTAGATGAATCAGAAAAAACAAAGAAAGAAAAATCCGCATAG
- a CDS encoding tryptophan 2,3-dioxygenase family protein, which produces MKKNIEPCYYGDYLQLDKILGAQALQSEKYGEAAHEETLFIIVHQVYELWFKQVLHELNAVIDTFNQDTVKDQQLPQVVLRLQRVISIQRLMNDQIAIMETMTPQQFLSFRDYLVPASGFQSIQFKRLEISLGLKREFRIDFDQQSFYNRLNDKDRALLEGLEKKPSLFELVDKWLSRMPLLKMDDFDFWEYYKNAADQMLQDDYDTIASNEMLSDIEMRQELKDWQATKDNFDALFDHDQFEALRDEGKFRLSHNALLSALFIKQYSEEPVFNLPFQLITALTEIDEQLTIWRYRHAMMVQRMLGTKIGTGGSSGHHYLKKTTESNRIYLDFFNMATFLLPKNALPELPESVKRKLGF; this is translated from the coding sequence ATGAAAAAGAATATTGAGCCATGCTATTACGGCGACTACCTGCAACTGGACAAAATCTTAGGGGCCCAAGCGCTACAGAGTGAAAAGTATGGTGAGGCAGCACATGAAGAAACCTTGTTTATTATTGTGCATCAAGTATACGAGCTGTGGTTTAAACAAGTGCTTCACGAGCTTAATGCGGTTATTGATACCTTCAATCAAGACACAGTAAAAGACCAGCAACTTCCTCAGGTGGTATTGCGCTTACAGCGGGTTATTTCAATTCAGCGTTTAATGAACGACCAAATCGCCATTATGGAGACGATGACACCACAACAGTTCCTGTCATTTAGAGACTACCTAGTACCTGCTTCGGGTTTTCAAAGCATTCAGTTTAAGCGATTAGAAATATCACTGGGGCTAAAGCGTGAATTTAGAATCGATTTTGATCAGCAAAGTTTTTATAACCGTTTGAACGACAAAGATCGTGCTTTGCTTGAAGGCTTAGAAAAGAAACCGAGTTTATTTGAGCTTGTTGATAAATGGCTTTCGCGTATGCCGCTGCTTAAAATGGACGACTTCGATTTTTGGGAGTACTACAAAAACGCAGCCGACCAAATGCTGCAGGACGACTATGACACTATCGCGAGTAACGAGATGTTGTCTGACATTGAGATGCGTCAAGAGCTCAAAGACTGGCAAGCGACCAAGGATAACTTTGATGCATTGTTTGATCACGACCAATTTGAAGCGTTAAGAGATGAAGGTAAGTTCAGGCTGAGCCATAACGCGCTGTTATCGGCGCTCTTTATTAAACAATACTCGGAAGAGCCTGTTTTCAACCTGCCGTTTCAACTCATAACTGCCCTTACTGAAATAGACGAGCAGCTAACGATTTGGCGATACCGACATGCCATGATGGTACAGCGCATGTTAGGTACAAAGATAGGCACTGGCGGCTCTTCGGGTCATCACTATTTGAAAAAAACAACAGAATCAAACCGTATTTATCTCGATTTCTTTAATATGGCCACGTTTCTTCTTCCCAAAAATGCACTTCCTGAGCTCCCGGAGTCAGTAAAAAGAAAGTTAGGTTTCTAA